Proteins from a single region of Ogataea parapolymorpha DL-1 chromosome IV, whole genome shotgun sequence:
- a CDS encoding putative secreted protein, which yields MLRQLRPLALLAKSRPLTRSLVSLRSTGIYRFQVNRTPVAFSASRFSIRKYSVLEEESQAPVVDFSKVKEFVEKKDPDNVIVDVREPEEYAKGHIPGAINIPVNSSPGALGLSPDEFEQTFGFPKPDPSKTLLFYCLAGVRSSMSEELASTFGYGKRLNYVGSFADWTEKNGPVEVPKQSEKPQEE from the coding sequence ATGCTGAGACAATTGCGCCCTTTGGCTTTATTGGCCAAGTCCCGCCCCTTGACCAGATCACTTGTGTCTCTGCGTTCCACTGGTATTTATAGATTTCAGGTGAACAGAACCCCTGTGGCCTTTTCGGCCTCCAGATTTTCGATTCGCAAATATAgtgttttggaagaggagTCGCAAGCTCCAGTGGTTGACTTTTCAAAGGTCAAGGAATTTGTCGAGAAGAAAGACCCAGACAACGTTATTGTTGACGTCagagagccagaagagTATGCCAAGGGCCACATTCCTGGTGCCATTAATATTCCAGTCAATTCGAGTCCCGGTGCGCTAGGCCTTTCTCCTGACGAGTTTGAGCAAACTTTTGGATTCCCAAAGCCAGACCCATCCAAGACCCTGCTTTTCTACTGTCTGGCGGGTGTGAGATCGAGCATGTCCGAGGAGCTTGCTAGCACCTTTGGTTACGGCAAAAGACTGAACTACGTTGGCTCCTTTGCCGACTGGACTGAGAAAAACGGTCCGGTTGAAGTTCCTAAGCAATCCGAGAAACCCCAGGAGGAATGA